One Aquisediminimonas profunda genomic region harbors:
- a CDS encoding alpha/beta fold hydrolase: protein MEDFRKANAVTSFIKVADGTRLAWREMGTGRPLLLIHGYISDAATNWVTYGTAAQLAAAGYRCIMPDLRAHGASDKPHAASAYPQDVLADDQCALVDHLGLIDFDLVGYSLGARTAARMLAKGLRPGKAILSGMGLEGLTNTGHRRAHFRNILRNIGHHAKGSPEWMAEAFLKTTGGDPVALDMILDTFVDTPREALAELDLPIGVVCGVDDQDNGSAAALAALLPQGELISIPGNHMSAVTKPDFGQALVGYLQKGR, encoded by the coding sequence ATGGAAGACTTCAGGAAAGCCAATGCCGTGACCAGTTTTATCAAAGTCGCTGACGGCACGCGTCTCGCCTGGCGCGAGATGGGCACGGGTAGGCCGCTGCTGCTGATCCATGGCTATATCAGTGATGCAGCGACAAACTGGGTCACTTACGGCACGGCGGCGCAACTGGCGGCTGCCGGCTATCGCTGCATTATGCCCGATCTGCGAGCGCATGGCGCGAGCGACAAGCCCCACGCGGCATCCGCCTATCCGCAAGACGTGCTTGCTGATGATCAATGTGCGCTTGTCGATCATCTCGGGCTCATCGATTTTGACCTGGTCGGATATTCGCTTGGTGCACGCACCGCGGCCCGAATGCTCGCCAAGGGCTTGCGCCCCGGAAAGGCCATCCTGTCGGGCATGGGACTTGAAGGGCTCACAAACACCGGCCATCGCCGTGCGCATTTCCGAAATATACTGCGCAACATCGGGCACCATGCAAAAGGTTCGCCCGAATGGATGGCAGAAGCCTTTCTGAAGACGACGGGTGGCGATCCCGTGGCGCTCGACATGATCCTTGATACTTTTGTCGATACCCCGCGAGAAGCCTTGGCCGAGCTCGACTTGCCCATTGGCGTGGTATGTGGCGTTGACGATCAGGACAATGGGTCTGCAGCGGCCCTTGCCGCATTGCTGCCGCAGGGCGAACTGATTTCCATACCGGGCAATCACATGAGCGCAGTGACCAAGCCGGATTTTGGCCAGGCGCTTGTTGGCTATTTGCAAAAAGGCCGATGA
- a CDS encoding GFA family protein, which yields MHILSGGCQCGRIRYTVEIEQFDAYLCHCRMCQRATGGVSIAFKNVPRVNQAWETEPDRFASSPFANRLFCSACGTPLGFEYVDSPNRDITIGSFDDPSQFFPTSNFGVESRHDAWSDTSALPGQRCEDYAPLVDRWKTSGKPMP from the coding sequence GTGCACATTCTTTCGGGCGGCTGCCAGTGCGGGCGCATTCGGTACACGGTCGAGATTGAACAATTTGACGCCTATCTCTGCCATTGCCGTATGTGCCAGCGGGCAACGGGTGGCGTGTCGATTGCATTCAAGAATGTGCCGCGCGTCAATCAGGCGTGGGAGACGGAGCCGGACCGATTTGCCAGTTCGCCCTTTGCCAATCGCCTGTTCTGCAGCGCATGCGGGACGCCATTGGGCTTCGAATATGTCGACAGCCCAAATCGCGATATCACAATCGGCAGTTTTGACGATCCGTCGCAATTCTTCCCGACAAGCAATTTCGGCGTCGAAAGCCGTCATGATGCCTGGAGCGACACGAGCGCCTTGCCGGGCCAGCGTTGCGAAGACTATGCGCCCCTTGTGGATCGATGGAAGACTTCAGGAAAGCCAATGCCGTGA
- a CDS encoding DUF5694 domain-containing protein, translating to MKYFALIAMILACAPTVASGKPSTPRIADWNKSLAGPPTKVMVLGTTHLAGLPKDFRPERLKPLLDRLAAFKPDIIAIEALSGADCDMLVRYAAIYPGTADQYCASTDAASKATGLDVPTAVAKVKSALVAWPAAPTPADRRRLAALFSAANDRSSALVQWLRLPEAERHAGDGLDSALVDELNQRKSRMNENYAIAAALAARLGLERVHPVDDHSADSVTADLGPDFEKAITAVWHAAGKSLSDYRKKLDAPAEDQSIIDWYRFINDPKSLKNNIDADFGAALKDKAAPYYGRQYVAWWETRNLRMVANLRSSFGNNPGARVLAIVGSSHKPYYDTYLGMMHEVQLVDPLDVIK from the coding sequence TTGAAATACTTTGCCCTTATTGCCATGATCCTTGCCTGTGCGCCAACTGTGGCGAGCGGGAAACCATCCACGCCCAGGATTGCTGACTGGAACAAGAGCCTTGCCGGTCCTCCTACGAAGGTCATGGTGCTCGGTACAACCCATCTTGCTGGCTTACCAAAAGACTTCAGGCCGGAACGACTGAAGCCTCTTCTCGACCGGCTCGCGGCCTTCAAGCCGGACATCATTGCGATCGAAGCCCTTTCGGGAGCCGATTGCGATATGCTTGTTCGATACGCCGCCATCTATCCTGGTACGGCAGACCAATATTGCGCAAGCACGGATGCCGCGAGCAAGGCGACCGGTCTCGACGTTCCTACCGCCGTCGCCAAGGTCAAGTCTGCGCTGGTCGCCTGGCCCGCCGCCCCAACGCCAGCGGATCGCAGGCGACTTGCCGCATTGTTTTCCGCAGCGAATGACCGGTCGTCGGCCTTGGTCCAGTGGCTGCGACTGCCAGAGGCGGAGCGCCATGCCGGAGACGGCCTCGATTCCGCGCTTGTCGACGAATTGAATCAGCGAAAATCGCGGATGAACGAGAATTATGCCATAGCGGCAGCACTGGCGGCACGCCTGGGCCTTGAACGGGTCCACCCTGTCGACGACCATAGTGCGGATAGCGTTACTGCCGACCTCGGCCCCGACTTTGAAAAGGCGATCACCGCAGTTTGGCACGCAGCAGGCAAGTCGTTGTCTGATTATCGCAAGAAGCTTGACGCGCCAGCAGAAGACCAGTCGATCATTGACTGGTATCGCTTCATCAATGATCCAAAGTCCCTCAAGAACAATATCGATGCAGATTTCGGTGCTGCCCTGAAAGACAAGGCTGCACCCTATTACGGTCGCCAATATGTTGCCTGGTGGGAGACCCGCAATTTGCGCATGGTCGCAAATTTGCGATCCTCCTTTGGCAACAATCCTGGAGCGCGTGTCCTCGCAATCGTCGGCTCATCACACAAGCCTTATTATGACACCTATCTAGGCATGATGCATGAAGTACAGCTTGTCGATCCGCTCGATGTAATCAAGTAG
- a CDS encoding dimethylarginine dimethylaminohydrolase family protein, translating into MTGFFDFTQAIVRKPGLSVISGLREGDGADPDYVSLCKEHDDYVAALRHAGVSVDVLEAAEPYPDSVFVEDAALVFETGALLLRPGASSRAGEAALLLPALKRHFETVLTMDEGHVDGGDILATPNAVVIGLSHRTDRKGAELLAILLARLGKKAVIEQTPASILHFKTGCGMIDEETVLAVPEMAGCGAFNSLRVLVTPEGEEGAANVLRVGSNVLIGQHWAKTRDMIERLGIETLALPVTEIAKLDAGLSCMSLRWQGR; encoded by the coding sequence ATGACCGGTTTCTTCGATTTCACTCAAGCAATCGTCCGAAAACCCGGTCTTTCGGTGATCAGCGGTCTGCGAGAAGGCGACGGCGCAGATCCCGACTATGTCAGTCTTTGCAAAGAGCATGACGACTATGTTGCGGCCTTGCGGCATGCGGGCGTTTCCGTTGACGTGCTTGAAGCCGCCGAACCCTATCCGGATTCTGTCTTCGTTGAGGATGCGGCTCTTGTCTTCGAAACGGGCGCACTACTGCTCAGACCGGGGGCGTCAAGTCGGGCAGGAGAGGCGGCCTTGCTGTTGCCCGCGCTCAAAAGGCATTTCGAAACAGTGCTCACCATGGATGAAGGCCATGTGGATGGGGGCGACATTCTCGCCACGCCGAATGCTGTGGTCATCGGCCTGTCCCACCGCACCGATCGCAAGGGGGCAGAATTACTTGCCATTCTGCTTGCGCGGCTTGGCAAGAAGGCGGTGATTGAGCAGACACCGGCCTCAATACTGCACTTCAAGACCGGCTGTGGGATGATCGATGAGGAAACTGTTCTCGCGGTGCCGGAAATGGCAGGGTGCGGCGCGTTCAATTCTCTTCGCGTTCTGGTGACTCCTGAGGGAGAAGAGGGGGCGGCAAACGTCCTTCGTGTAGGGTCGAACGTCTTGATCGGGCAACACTGGGCGAAAACCAGAGACATGATCGAACGCCTGGGGATTGAGACCTTGGCACTTCCCGTCACTGAGATTGCCAAGCTTGATGCCGGCCTGTCCTGCATGTCATTGCGCTGGCAGGGGCGCTGA
- a CDS encoding aspartate-semialdehyde dehydrogenase, translated as MGYRVVVAGATGNVGREMLNILAEREFPIDEIAVLASSRSTGDEIEFGDTGKKLRVQNIEHFDWAGWDIALFAIGSEATKKYAPISAAAGCVVIDNSSLYRMDPDVPLIVPEVNPDAIDGYKARNIIANPNCSTAQMVVALKPLHDEAKITRVVVATYQSVSGAGKEGMDELFEQSRNIFVGDPAEPKKFTKQIAFNVIPHIDSFLDDGFTKEEWKMVVETKKILDPKIKVVATCVRVPVFVGHSEALHVEFENEISAKKAQSILREAPGVMLVDKRENGGYVTPIECVGDYATFVSRVREDPTVENGLALWCVSDNLRKGAALNAVQIAELLGRRHLKKG; from the coding sequence ATGGGCTACCGAGTTGTTGTTGCAGGCGCCACGGGCAATGTGGGCCGCGAAATGTTGAACATCCTCGCAGAGCGGGAGTTCCCCATCGACGAGATTGCTGTGCTCGCGTCGTCGCGCTCGACTGGAGACGAGATCGAATTCGGCGATACCGGCAAGAAACTGCGCGTGCAGAACATCGAGCATTTCGATTGGGCTGGATGGGACATTGCGCTGTTCGCCATCGGTTCGGAAGCGACAAAGAAATATGCTCCCATTTCTGCGGCTGCGGGATGTGTCGTGATCGACAACAGCTCACTGTATCGGATGGATCCGGATGTGCCGCTCATTGTGCCGGAAGTGAACCCTGACGCAATCGACGGATACAAGGCGCGCAACATCATCGCCAATCCCAATTGCTCGACGGCGCAGATGGTGGTGGCCTTGAAGCCCCTGCACGATGAAGCAAAGATCACGCGGGTTGTCGTGGCGACGTACCAGTCCGTTTCCGGAGCCGGCAAGGAAGGGATGGACGAACTTTTCGAACAGTCACGCAACATATTTGTGGGCGATCCGGCCGAGCCGAAGAAGTTCACAAAGCAGATCGCCTTCAATGTGATACCGCATATCGACAGTTTCCTTGATGATGGCTTCACCAAGGAAGAATGGAAGATGGTCGTTGAAACCAAGAAAATCCTCGATCCAAAGATCAAGGTCGTTGCAACTTGCGTTCGCGTGCCCGTGTTCGTGGGGCATTCGGAAGCGCTTCACGTCGAATTCGAGAACGAGATTTCAGCGAAGAAGGCGCAATCCATCCTGCGTGAAGCGCCGGGTGTGATGCTCGTCGACAAGCGAGAGAATGGTGGATACGTCACGCCCATCGAATGCGTTGGTGACTATGCAACCTTCGTCAGTCGCGTGCGCGAAGATCCGACCGTGGAAAACGGCCTCGCGCTCTGGTGCGTCTCGGACAATCTGCGCAAGGGCGCTGCGCTCAATGCGGTGCAAATCGCAGAGCTGCTCGGACGGCGGCACCTGAAGAAGGGCTGA
- the rplS gene encoding 50S ribosomal protein L19: MNLIQTIEAEQIAKLTASKKIPDFRPGDTLKVGVRVVEGERTRVQNYEGVCIARSNKGMGSNFTVRKISFGEGVERVFPLYSPNIDSIEVVRKGAVRRAKLYYLRGRRGKSARIAERRDTRITDTAKTVAEEA, from the coding sequence ATGAACCTCATTCAAACGATCGAAGCGGAACAGATCGCAAAATTGACCGCAAGCAAGAAGATCCCTGACTTTCGTCCGGGCGACACGTTGAAAGTTGGCGTGCGCGTCGTCGAAGGCGAACGCACCCGCGTCCAGAACTATGAGGGCGTGTGCATTGCGCGTTCCAACAAGGGAATGGGCTCGAACTTCACGGTTCGCAAGATCTCGTTCGGTGAAGGCGTGGAACGCGTTTTCCCGCTCTATTCGCCCAACATCGACAGCATTGAAGTCGTCCGCAAGGGCGCCGTGCGTCGTGCCAAGCTCTATTATCTGCGTGGTCGCCGCGGCAAATCGGCGCGTATCGCCGAACGTCGCGACACACGAATTACCGACACCGCGAAAACTGTGGCTGAAGAGGCCTGA
- the trmD gene encoding tRNA (guanosine(37)-N1)-methyltransferase TrmD has translation MTFRAQILTLYPEMFPGPLGISIAGRALEEGVWSCQPIQIRDFATDKHRTVDDTPAGGGAGMVLRADVLAAAVDHALTALPDAPLLAMTPRGKPLTQARVRQLARGPGVTILCGRFEGFDERIFEARPIEEVSMGDIVLSGGEPAALMLLDACIRLLPGVMGAASSGFEESFENGLLEYPHYTRPAEWEGRTIPEVLRSGDHAKIAAWRKQRAEDDTRLRRPDLWERHEGTRDQSASGARRKTKKDK, from the coding sequence ATGACCTTCCGGGCGCAAATCCTGACCCTTTATCCGGAGATGTTTCCGGGTCCATTGGGTATCTCCATCGCAGGGCGCGCGCTGGAGGAAGGCGTCTGGTCCTGCCAGCCGATTCAGATCAGGGATTTCGCAACAGACAAGCACCGTACGGTTGATGATACGCCAGCGGGTGGGGGAGCAGGGATGGTCCTGCGGGCAGATGTACTTGCCGCCGCAGTTGATCATGCCCTCACGGCCCTGCCAGACGCGCCTCTTCTCGCCATGACGCCGCGCGGCAAGCCGTTGACCCAGGCGCGCGTTCGACAGCTCGCGAGGGGCCCCGGCGTGACGATCCTGTGCGGCCGTTTTGAGGGCTTTGACGAGCGGATTTTTGAAGCTCGCCCCATTGAGGAAGTGTCGATGGGAGACATAGTTCTGTCCGGAGGAGAGCCTGCTGCACTGATGCTTCTGGACGCTTGCATTCGCTTGCTTCCCGGCGTAATGGGCGCGGCTTCAAGCGGTTTCGAAGAGTCCTTTGAAAACGGACTATTAGAATATCCGCACTATACCCGACCTGCTGAGTGGGAAGGGCGCACGATCCCCGAAGTGCTGCGATCGGGGGATCATGCGAAAATCGCTGCCTGGCGGAAACAAAGGGCGGAGGATGATACACGGTTACGCAGGCCGGACCTTTGGGAGCGCCATGAGGGCACTCGGGACCAGTCTGCCTCTGGCGCGCGGCGGAAGACTAAGAAGGATAAGTGA
- the rimM gene encoding ribosome maturation factor RimM (Essential for efficient processing of 16S rRNA) has product MAHRPVTLAAIIGAHGVTGDVRLKLFAEGLESLTMHKSFNDGALTLRSLRPGNNGAIARFAEVSDRNAAEALRGTELTVPRDALPALAEGEYYHTDLIGLPCISTDGADLGTCVTVENFGAGDVLEIERPDGKRFMVPMKADAVPEWGSRIVIDAAFVA; this is encoded by the coding sequence TTGGCACACCGCCCCGTCACACTTGCCGCCATCATTGGTGCGCATGGCGTGACGGGGGATGTGCGACTGAAGCTTTTCGCGGAAGGGCTTGAGAGCCTGACTATGCACAAGAGCTTCAATGATGGAGCCTTGACGCTCAGGAGTCTGCGCCCCGGCAACAATGGCGCGATTGCCCGTTTTGCCGAAGTGTCGGATCGCAATGCGGCCGAAGCGCTGCGTGGCACCGAACTGACTGTGCCGCGTGACGCACTCCCCGCTTTGGCGGAGGGCGAATATTATCACACTGACTTGATTGGTCTTCCTTGCATCTCGACAGACGGCGCAGATCTTGGGACGTGCGTGACAGTCGAGAATTTCGGGGCCGGCGACGTGCTTGAAATCGAGCGTCCGGATGGCAAGCGCTTCATGGTGCCCATGAAAGCGGACGCGGTGCCGGAATGGGGCAGTCGCATCGTCATTGACGCAGCCTTTGTTGCATGA
- the rpsP gene encoding 30S ribosomal protein S16 → MAVSIRLSRGGSKKRPYYRIVVADARSPRDGNFIEKIGTYNPLLAKDDAKRVTLDTDRAKHWLGVGAQPTDRVARFLDAAGLRERAARNNPNKGKPGEKALERLEEQAKKAEEAAEAAAAAAAAPEPEAVEEVAAEEAPAEVAAEEAAPVEAAAEEAPATEDAAPPADVAAEEAPAAEEAAEEKAEG, encoded by the coding sequence ATGGCAGTTTCAATTCGTTTGTCGCGTGGCGGTTCCAAGAAGCGCCCTTATTACCGGATCGTGGTTGCGGATGCCCGCAGCCCGCGCGATGGCAATTTCATCGAGAAGATCGGGACTTACAATCCGCTCCTCGCAAAGGATGACGCCAAGCGCGTGACGTTGGACACCGATCGTGCCAAGCATTGGCTGGGTGTTGGTGCGCAACCGACCGATCGGGTTGCTCGTTTCCTTGATGCAGCAGGCCTCCGCGAGCGCGCAGCGCGCAATAACCCGAACAAGGGCAAGCCAGGCGAAAAGGCGCTCGAGCGTCTTGAAGAACAAGCCAAGAAGGCTGAGGAAGCTGCCGAGGCGGCAGCCGCTGCTGCAGCGGCGCCAGAGCCCGAAGCAGTTGAGGAAGTCGCCGCAGAAGAAGCTCCTGCCGAAGTTGCAGCCGAAGAGGCTGCACCTGTCGAGGCTGCGGCCGAGGAAGCTCCTGCAACTGAAGACGCAGCGCCGCCGGCTGACGTTGCCGCCGAAGAAGCTCCTGCCGCTGAAGAAGCTGCCGAGGAAAAGGCTGAGGGCTAA
- the ffh gene encoding signal recognition particle protein — protein MFESLSDRLGGVFDRLRGRGALNESDVREAMREVRIALLEADVALPVVRSFIDSVTDKAVGQSVLKSITPGQQVVKIVNDALVEMLGSEAADLELAVTPPAIIMMVGLQGSGKTTTTAKIAKKLSEKDRKKVLMASLDVNRPAAQEQLAVLGEQIGVATLPVVAGQQPVDIARRAMQAAKLQGFDVLMLDTAGRLHVDAQLMDEMKAVAQVSAPDEVLLVVDALTGQDAVNVAKSFGEQVSLTGVVLTRMDGDARGGAALSMRAVTGKPIKFVGTGEKLDGLDVFHPERVAGRILGMGDVVSLVERAAETIQQDEAEALAAKMAKGQFDMNDLRAQLGQMRRMGGMGALMGMIPGMKKAQAAMAQSGVDDRILIRMDAMIGSMTPKERSKPELVNAKRKIRIANGSGTTVQEVNKLLKMHQEMSTAMKRLRKMGGMKGLGALLGKGGGLGGLMGGGAPGGIPGLPPGMFKR, from the coding sequence ATGTTCGAGAGTTTGAGCGATCGGCTGGGCGGGGTCTTTGACCGGCTGCGTGGCCGCGGTGCGCTCAACGAATCCGATGTGCGCGAAGCCATGCGCGAAGTGCGGATCGCGCTTCTCGAAGCGGATGTCGCTCTGCCTGTTGTACGGTCCTTCATTGACAGTGTCACTGACAAGGCGGTTGGTCAGTCCGTCCTGAAATCGATCACGCCCGGCCAGCAGGTCGTGAAGATCGTCAACGATGCGCTCGTCGAAATGCTCGGCAGTGAGGCTGCTGACCTTGAACTGGCGGTAACGCCACCTGCGATCATCATGATGGTCGGGCTGCAGGGCTCGGGTAAGACGACGACAACGGCCAAGATTGCGAAAAAGCTCTCGGAAAAGGATCGCAAGAAGGTCCTGATGGCCTCGCTCGACGTCAATCGGCCGGCGGCACAGGAACAGCTTGCTGTGCTGGGTGAGCAGATTGGCGTTGCAACGCTTCCGGTTGTTGCCGGCCAGCAACCCGTCGATATTGCCAGACGGGCCATGCAGGCTGCGAAGCTTCAAGGCTTTGATGTCCTGATGCTTGATACGGCCGGGCGCCTTCATGTCGATGCCCAGCTGATGGACGAGATGAAGGCCGTCGCGCAGGTATCCGCACCGGATGAAGTGCTTCTTGTCGTTGACGCCTTGACTGGTCAGGATGCGGTCAATGTCGCGAAATCATTCGGCGAACAGGTTTCGCTGACAGGCGTCGTGCTGACGCGCATGGATGGCGACGCGCGCGGTGGCGCTGCCCTGTCGATGCGTGCCGTCACAGGCAAGCCGATCAAGTTCGTTGGGACAGGCGAAAAGCTTGACGGGTTGGACGTCTTCCATCCGGAGCGCGTCGCGGGCCGCATTCTTGGCATGGGCGACGTCGTCAGCCTCGTCGAGCGCGCCGCCGAGACAATCCAGCAGGATGAAGCCGAGGCGCTCGCGGCCAAGATGGCCAAGGGCCAGTTCGACATGAACGACCTGCGCGCGCAATTGGGCCAGATGCGGCGCATGGGCGGCATGGGCGCCTTGATGGGCATGATCCCCGGCATGAAGAAGGCACAGGCGGCCATGGCGCAGTCTGGGGTCGACGACCGGATCCTCATCCGAATGGACGCGATGATCGGCTCAATGACGCCCAAAGAACGCTCCAAGCCCGAGCTGGTCAACGCAAAGCGCAAGATCCGTATCGCCAACGGGTCCGGGACGACAGTCCAGGAGGTGAACAAGCTGCTCAAGATGCATCAGGAGATGAGCACCGCAATGAAGCGGCTCCGCAAGATGGGCGGGATGAAGGGATTGGGCGCGCTGCTTGGCAAGGGCGGCGGGCTCGGAGGATTGATGGGCGGAGGGGCTCCGGGGGGAATCCCCGGGCTGCCGCCTGGCATGTTCAAGCGATAA
- a CDS encoding putative bifunctional diguanylate cyclase/phosphodiesterase — MLMRGEAAGETATRAAQKDIFTGAVVIAAIIMFVGTGTSALTSTIDFITGVGGGSDRTLTIALFLNIALILFGWRRYNDLSAEIEERKAAEERARSLALRDPLTGFHNRRSLFENGAEMLAKAGRRDKAVAMLLLDLDHFKNINDMHGHAVGDALLRAVAAEIAKLMPPNSLAARLGGDEFACCFMFDLANREIVDRIADAIVTRLSQPFDADGIFTHISVSLGIAHSAGDCADVDALMRRADIAMYAAKHQGRNRTAWFDTSMEIALQQRNDTESGMRSGIPNGEFVPYFEKQIDLTTGRLGGFEMLARWEHPTRGTILPDQFIAIAEETGMIADLSISVMRQALLEAKAWDPSLIVSVNISPAQLKDPWLAQKIVKLLVETGYPANRLEIEITETSLFENLALAQSIVGSLKNQGIRLALDDFGTGYSSLAHLRALPFDRIKIDKSFVVSILDNPESAAIVNAITRLGDSLGLSVTAEGIEDAAIEERLRQLGCHKGQGWHFGRPMSIGQTRMLLAERNLLPSMRAEAPTGSRQIEDPTPLEDEFRKQA; from the coding sequence ATGCTCATGCGCGGAGAGGCTGCTGGCGAAACTGCCACTCGAGCCGCCCAGAAGGATATCTTCACGGGAGCCGTCGTCATTGCCGCGATCATCATGTTCGTCGGCACCGGCACATCTGCGCTAACGTCAACCATCGACTTCATTACTGGCGTTGGCGGGGGCAGCGACCGCACACTGACAATTGCCCTTTTTCTCAATATCGCGCTGATCCTGTTCGGGTGGCGGCGCTACAATGATCTTTCGGCGGAGATTGAAGAGCGCAAGGCTGCCGAGGAACGAGCCCGTTCGCTCGCCCTCCGCGATCCGCTGACGGGCTTCCATAATCGTCGGTCACTCTTTGAGAATGGCGCTGAGATGCTCGCCAAGGCAGGACGCCGCGACAAGGCTGTCGCGATGCTCCTGCTCGATCTCGATCATTTCAAGAACATCAACGACATGCACGGTCACGCCGTCGGCGATGCCCTTTTGCGCGCAGTTGCCGCCGAAATTGCCAAGCTCATGCCGCCGAACTCGCTTGCAGCAAGGCTTGGCGGGGATGAATTCGCCTGTTGTTTCATGTTCGATCTGGCCAATCGGGAAATAGTCGACCGGATTGCCGATGCCATTGTGACACGCTTGTCGCAGCCCTTCGATGCGGACGGCATCTTTACGCACATCAGTGTTTCGCTGGGCATAGCCCACTCAGCGGGGGACTGTGCGGATGTCGATGCCCTGATGCGGCGCGCAGACATAGCCATGTACGCGGCCAAGCATCAGGGCCGGAATCGAACGGCTTGGTTTGACACGTCCATGGAAATTGCCCTCCAGCAGCGTAACGACACGGAAAGCGGGATGCGCAGCGGAATCCCGAATGGCGAATTTGTTCCCTATTTCGAAAAACAGATTGACCTGACCACCGGACGCCTTGGGGGATTCGAAATGCTTGCGCGCTGGGAACACCCCACGCGTGGAACGATCCTTCCGGACCAGTTCATCGCGATCGCCGAAGAAACCGGCATGATCGCCGACCTCTCGATTTCGGTCATGCGTCAGGCCCTTCTGGAAGCGAAAGCGTGGGACCCGTCGCTGATCGTTTCGGTCAACATCTCGCCAGCCCAATTGAAGGACCCCTGGCTGGCGCAGAAGATCGTGAAATTGTTGGTTGAAACAGGATATCCGGCAAACCGGCTGGAAATCGAAATCACCGAGACTTCCCTTTTCGAAAATCTGGCGCTGGCCCAGTCAATCGTCGGAAGCCTAAAGAATCAGGGCATCCGCCTTGCTCTTGACGATTTTGGCACGGGCTACAGTTCACTCGCGCACTTGCGCGCACTTCCCTTTGACAGAATCAAGATCGACAAGAGTTTTGTCGTCTCTATCCTCGACAATCCGGAAAGCGCCGCCATCGTCAATGCGATCACGCGTCTTGGTGACAGCCTCGGCCTTTCTGTAACAGCCGAGGGCATTGAAGATGCCGCCATAGAAGAACGCTTGCGTCAGTTGGGCTGTCACAAGGGCCAAGGCTGGCATTTTGGTCGTCCCATGTCGATCGGCCAAACCCGGATGTTGTTGGCAGAGCGTAACTTGCTTCCCTCTATGAGAGCGGAAGCGCCAACCGGCTCACGGCAGATTGAGGATCCGACTCCGCTAGAGGATGAGTTCCGCAAGCAGGCCTGA
- the dapF gene encoding diaminopimelate epimerase: MKTRFQKMHGLGNDFVVIDARDATVPMTAARAHAIADRRTGIGCDQLILLEPSQAADVKMRIFNADGGEVEACGNATRCIATLLNGPATIETLGGILHTTPSESGATVTLMPPAFDWELIPLAMPMDTRDMPVNWDELERPAAVNVGNPHVIFFVPDCDAVDLESLGPIIEHDPLFPQRVNVNVASVADENHLKLRVWERGAGLTRACGTGACATAVAAIRAGIARSPVRVTLPGGDLEIAWEDGQAIQMTGPATLVFTGETDWDNFG, encoded by the coding sequence ATGAAAACGCGGTTCCAAAAGATGCACGGGCTCGGCAATGATTTTGTCGTCATCGACGCGCGCGATGCAACCGTCCCCATGACCGCGGCGCGCGCTCATGCGATTGCTGACCGGCGAACGGGCATCGGTTGCGACCAGCTGATCTTGCTTGAGCCGTCGCAGGCCGCAGACGTGAAGATGCGCATCTTCAATGCGGACGGCGGCGAAGTCGAAGCGTGCGGCAATGCGACGCGCTGCATAGCAACGTTGTTGAACGGACCAGCGACTATCGAGACGCTTGGCGGGATTCTCCACACCACGCCGAGCGAATCCGGTGCCACAGTGACATTGATGCCACCCGCCTTCGACTGGGAGTTGATCCCGCTCGCGATGCCAATGGATACTCGCGACATGCCAGTGAACTGGGATGAACTTGAACGTCCCGCTGCCGTCAATGTCGGGAACCCGCATGTCATCTTTTTCGTTCCGGATTGTGACGCCGTCGATCTTGAGTCCCTTGGCCCGATCATTGAGCACGATCCCCTGTTTCCCCAGCGCGTGAACGTCAATGTTGCCAGCGTGGCGGACGAAAATCATCTCAAGCTGAGGGTTTGGGAACGCGGCGCAGGCCTGACGCGCGCCTGCGGAACGGGCGCCTGTGCGACCGCCGTCGCCGCCATACGAGCCGGGATAGCCCGCTCGCCTGTTCGCGTGACGTTGCCCGGCGGCGATCTCGAGATCGCATGGGAAGACGGGCAGGCAATCCAGATGACCGGCCCGGCAACTCTCGTTTTTACCGGCGAGACTGACTGGGACAATTTCGGTTGA